A region from the Mercenaria mercenaria strain notata chromosome 7, MADL_Memer_1, whole genome shotgun sequence genome encodes:
- the LOC128558836 gene encoding uncharacterized protein LOC128558836 — protein MPSKFEIKRRLDKVNNEIKISIEYLRTIPCGMFIDQASLNKIAEKITTLDIGAAIQESERGLEFLKELEKLLKLEKSRRNWLQQFEEIKRKMSFQEKKKRKLETEAEESLEREVKNPYNLRSTPPQSLE, from the exons atgccttcaaaatttgaaataaaaagaagattAGACAAAGttaataatgaaattaaaatttcgaTCGAGTATTTAAGGACAATTCCATGTGGAATGTTTATAGACCAAgcaagtttaaacaaaatagcAGAAAAGATTACAACATTAGATATCGGAGCAGCAATACAAGAAAGTGAACGgggattggaatttttaaaagaacttgaaaagttattaaaacttgaaaaaagcaGACGAAATTGGCTGCAACAATTtgaggaaattaaaagaaaaatgtcatttcaagaaaaaaaaaaaagaaaacttgaaacgGAGGCAGAAGAATCTCTTGAAAGAGAAGTAAAAAATCCATATA ATTTGAGAAGTACCCCTCCACAAAGTCTTGAGtaa